GACACAGATAAAAACCGgtgagagatgagaaaaagagcATCTGCAGAAAGAAGGCTTGGGGACCATCCCATTCTGTGGGTTTGTGGCCAGGAATACAGATCATGAGTCAGAATCTGAGATACAGAAGGGATGTGCTTTCACAGGCATTCCTCTGGAGGTTCTGTGGGTGGAGCAACTTGAAATTGTAAGCATGAAACTTGGGCTTGGATCAGCCCTGCATCCTGTGGGGAAGGAGGGACAGTCACTAGGCCAGTGGGTTTCTTAGAGAAGAGTTTCGTGGGTAGAATGTCGCTCGAAAAGACTGAGTGAGAAGGGAGCCAAAACCCCTTTGTGTTTTTACATTGGTCACCAGTGTCTTTGGGCAAATAGTTTCAggaggttgggggttggggggcaggaGCAATAGAGTAAAAGGTATTTTCAGTGATGGATGGGCAAAATATTAGGTTACACAATTCCAGTAACTCATAAGACGGAAATAATAATCTCAAGTGGCCATGGCTCCCCTGCCAAGCAGCAATGAGCCAAAGGCCTCTCTATTCAGATGCCTGTGCCACAGCCACCAGAGGATGGCTGCATACAAAGCCCGCTGTTGTATCCAGAGGAAGAACTATCCTGAGTGACCACACATTAGACCGagggaaggctggcagcagctAGGAGAGCTGATAGACCTTACAGAGCACCATtgttctctgtctcctgggtCTGGCCAAGAGGGgcataattaaatgaaaataaacgcCATCTCAGTTCacctggggaggagggaggggccagCTGAGTTTCCATCTGATGTTTTTCAGTTCATGGAGTAGCTAATCACTggatattcattctctctctctctctctctctctctctctctctctctctctctctctttgtgtgtgtggggggagtgagtgtctgtgtgtgtttcttttctctggcaTTATTAGAGTAGGAATTTAATTAAGGTGATTGCTTTATTAAACAAGTAGAAATGACTTTTGCACATAAGCTATCCTTCCTTCAGCTCAAAAGATGTGACTCCCACGAGAACTGGTCATCTCATCAGCCTGGCAGCCCCGAGTCCTGACTTCTCAAGTTAGAGTCTTACCCACGTCCTTATCAAAATCCATTTATTAGATATCACTTAAGGGGTAGGAGAAGgcttggcttaaaaaaaaatttttttttaatcttaagaaacacatttgaaaattgggtgtggtggcacacgcctgtaatcctggaacttgggaggctgaagcaggtctAGCCTTAGAACAGAGATACCTGTCTTTCACAAATGAAAGTGAGACTGATAAGTAATGACTTCTGAATTTTCCTATCTGGTGATGAGATGAATGGGGGGAAGGTATAcggctattttttctttttctttttaatcaaaatCAATAACAAGAGTACCAGACCCCAGCATCAGTAATTGTTAAGAACAGGAGAAGCTGAATTGTGCCAACCTAgcgaaaattggaaataaaacaaGGTCTGACTttgaaaaagacatttttattaaaaatcatgaGCTTGAATGGATAATTGAACCGCAGATCCTTTGTGTTCCCAGCTTTTTCTCCGCTTGAATGAAGTTAAAGCCTCAGGCATAGGAGATGCTTGTTTGTTTCTGCCTAGCCTCCTGCACGGTCACCAGCCTTCCCTTAGCTTGGTTATCTTAAAGTCGCCTGGTGTTGGGGTTTCATTTAGTGTGGAGACTGAGGACTGGGCAGTGGTTGGGACACATATGGTCACTTTCACAGGCTTATGAAGATTTCTTCGTCAAGGCCCCGGCTTTGCTAGGGCTTCTGCTGGCCTCGCTCTCATTGTCCAGCTGCCTTTCTCCATATTGCTTCCTGCCCTGTTCTCGCTGCATCCCGGGTGCCTGTGCCTTTGCTGAGTCAGGTCCAGTCACAGGGTTCTCCTCCTCTCTAAAATAATCACAGGCTTCCTGGATGCCAGCTTCCCAACCCTGCTCATCATTTCCTGATCTCCCACACCCATCCTCGCTCCTCAGCTTCTGGGCAAAACCCCTTCAGGTCCTGTCAGACtcctgagaccccccccccccccaacactgtCCTCTCCTGCTCTCCACAAGGGACCCTGGCAGGTATTCCCAAGCTCTGAGCCCAAACACAGTCACTCCCTGCCTTCTTGACTCTCTAAGCTTAGCCAGTAATGTCTCTGGGGGTGCTGATACTTCCACAGGGAGCCAAGGCAGGGAACCATCCATTCAAATGTGTTTTGGTCTTTTTCCTCCGCAAGGGCCTCTGCCTATTTCTAGCGCATATCGGTAGAGGGCGCTCCCGCATCAGCACAATCAGGCACGGGTGATGAATCTGAACCCTGCATTGCGCAGCAGGTTTCCAGTCAGTACACGCAGTAATCATTCTGGCAGGTGCGCATGCGTGCAGTCCTAAGTGCCCATATTCTGATCAGGATCCTGGTCCATGGTAAAGGATGGCCCGGAGGCTCAGCCTCTGCATTTTATACTATTAGCCTCTGTAAAGGCAAAGATAATTACTATGCAACTTCCTACTCTATTAACCAGGCTAGATTCACTGGAGAGCTACTATAGATGGTTACACATATTTCTAAGCTCCTCAAAGGAGAGAAGAATGTTATAGGATGCGATTTCAAAGTTCCTGCCGAGTTATTCCATTCTGTTCACTTGAAGTAACTGAAGCCATCTTTGGGTGTAGAGTCTCGTGGAAGGAGATGAGTAAAAATAGTTTGTCTGTTGATGAGCTCCGCTTTTGAGAAATATGTCACAGGCCTCGTATGGAGCTCTCTGTTCTTTGAGAAATGTCTTAGTTTGGttaattaaaatgaagacagaggCACAGTGCAGCCAGTAGTATCAGCTCAGGGAAAATACACAAGTGGGGCCACCGTCACTACGGAAGtgggctttttattttattttattttacttttgctgtatttatttgtatatgtattctaTCTGCATTATGCcttcaggccagaagagggcaccagatctcattctagatggttataagctgccatgtgggtactggaaattgaactcaggacccgtggaagagcagccaatgctcttaacctctgagccatctctccagcccccagtggcTATGTGCTCTTTAACAGTGATTTCTTTGCTCATATCAAAGGCAGTGTTTAATGGGCCCTGTGTGTGCCAGGCACAATGCCAAACACTTTCCTGATCCCATTAACTCTTCAGAAGTGCCCCACGGGTTAGGTAAATTTCAGAGATGGAAGCTCTAGGTTGCTAGGGGAGTGGCTACAGTCCTTCCTGTCTGTCAACATGGACCAGAATATCTACCTTAAGGAATGGTCACGAACAAAAGAGGCTCATGATGGATCTGGAGTGTCTGGCAGGTGTAGTTATTAAatagttgtttgtttctttgtttgtttgtttttcctctccaCACTCCAGGACCTTTTGGTTGAAATTCACATTTGCAGGAAATTCCCACTTGCCTCAATCAAAAGACATTTTTATGTGTTAGGAGTTAAATTATCGGCTGTAAAATCAACTTATCGCCCAGTGAGCAAAATTAGGATGTAGAGCCACCACTATTCAAGGATGGTGAGTGGCGGTGTAATGGCTCTCTTCTGGAAGGCTCTATTAGTGTCTATTAATCTGCTTTTTTGTGTACTGGACAATAGACAGCCCTTAACTGCTTGCTGAGTGCCACCATGAGGTGTAAAATGCAAAGACAGCAAACACAACAAAGAGACAGTTGGGAGTGATCAGAACAACAGGAAGGATGAGTGTCATGTCTTACCAAAACCATCCTTCAGACTCCTCTAAAGTGAAAGCAAGTCCCAACTGGGGACAGAAGCAAGAGGCACCAAAATATGTTATGCTGGGGTCATTTGTGAGAGCCTTACTGAGAAGTCCCAAGGTAGCCACTCACCTGCCTCtgacagagaggacagagcaaaAAGAAACTCATTCCAGAGGAGGAGACTCTCTTTAGGAAATACCTACGAGAGAgttgagaaaattcctcccccAACACAAAAAACAGCCACGACATAAATTCAACTAGATTAATTGccctttaagtttttttttttttttaaagtacatttagtatatgtgtatgtgcacgcacaGACGTGcacctgtggagggcagaggacaactgtcAGGAATCTTTTTGCTCCTTCCATGTgtaggagtgggggagggggtggttgTGGGGGTGGAACTCAGGTGATCCGAGCTTGGCTGTAgacacctactgagccattttcaCTGTCCCTCAATTATTTCTTTTTGCCTATCTGCCTATCTTTTTGGGTCCCTGAATTTTTCTGTGGGAACAACCACATTTTAGGCTGGAGCCACGTCAATCAAAGTGCTGGATTTGAAGCAGACGAGGCAGGCCAAAGGAATGTGTGTTCTGAGCGTTTGTTGAAGTTCTGGATAATGCTCTTTCCTTCTAGGTTCGAACAAAAGGGTGTGAGGCCACAGGACTTAAAAGGACAGGCTCAGAGGGAAACTGAAGATTTTGTCTAGTGCCCAGTTGTGAGGTCCAGGATCCAGCCATGCCAGAAGAGAAAACCCTCATCCTAAACAGTTTCCCTGTATCCAGGACTATATTAATAGATTTCCCCTTTTGCCAACTCGATTTGAGATTAATTTGAGACCAATTTTTGTGCCCCTGTCTGGGGAGGGCATCCCAGAACCAATGCATCACTAATCTTAGGCAGGCTGTCTGCACTGAGGCCCCCTTAGCAAGTCCCAGCACACAGACCCTAGCAAAGTGGACAGGTAATCTGAGTGGACCTTGCCAGAGCTAACATCCATCACCAGTCCCTGGGCTTGAGTCTAGCTGGTGGAACCTGGACTGGCTTTTGTAGTTGCGAGAATTAAAAGATGGAATTGGACAAGTGTGATTTTTCTCACAGGCTTTAGTACAAATGAAATGTATTATAACTTAGCATTTGAAAGGAAggttcctatgtgtgtgtgtgtgtaattattaaATTCACAAatgataaacatttttcttttctttccctggatTGTATTTGCAACCTCTTCTGACCCAGAAGCCTGACCTACACAAATGTAAACCACTTGTCCTGTGGCTGGCTGTCTCCAGTTCCCAGCATCATCAAGTCTGTGTCACTCAAAATCACTCCCTACTTCCCTCTACATGCAGAAATAATATGCATTTGCTACGTTTTACAAGGCAGAATAGAACCACTGAATGGAGTCACGAAATGGAACCcagaaaatatgtatttgtgaTTCATCACACCATCAGCTCCAAGCTAGAAACACAGGGTTCACAATCAAGGGTCGTCTAGAGGCCCAGCTTTCCTGGAGCCTGGTTAGGTGATCTGGACCTCTCCCATTCCCTACCctcaccccatccctccaccaTGGTCTTCTGGTACATTCTCAAGGGGGAATGACAAAGGATGCCTTAAGACTAACCTTATCTGGGATGTCAGCATAGttgaggggggtggggtggggggaaaacAAGCGCCAAAATGGGTGTCTGAGAAAGAATTTTCTGGAGTTATCTAGGCAGGTGGGTGGTAGGTACTCTTAGCTGAGCTTCCTGGGCACACCCTAGAGTTAGGGCAGGAAAGGGAACATATGCATTAAGGAGGACTAGGGACCAGGACACTAAGGCACCAAGGAGCGTGAGACCACGCGGTagaaaaggattaggaggagtGGGCGGCGGCAAGCTGCAGGCTCCTAGAGGTCAGCTCCTCTCCTCCGCCCTCCTGCGTCGGTGCCGCAGTCTCACCGCTGTAGCCCTCTGCAGGCGCTGCCCTTGCCCGGCCAGCTGTGGGCTAGGCCCCGGGCGGGGGTTCCGGAGCCCGGAGCTATTTTTAAAAGACGCGTCACCGGATTAGGGAGGAAGAGTCCGCGTCCAGGCCCACAGTCTGCGCGCGGCCGGCGGGAAGGGTCGCTTGGGCGAGTTTCGAACGATCGGAGCGCGCGAAAAGACGCAACCGACCGAGAAGACCCCGCCTGACCCCGGGAGACCGCGGGGCGTGTCAGGCAAGGGGCGTGGTTGGTGGGCGGGGCTAGAGGGGCGGGGCCGGCGCCCTCGGGCCGCAGCAGGCTGGTGGCAGCGGCCGTAGCAGCAGCGCGAGTACTGCAGGGACGGCAAGGCGGCTACGCTAATCGGGACGCCGGGGAAGCCCGCGCCCCGCCTGCGCCTCCGCGGCGCTCCCGGGAAGCCGGAGCTAGAGCGACTCCGAAGTGCGCCGAGACCAGAGGTTGCTGCAGAGCCCCGGCGCGGGAGAGCCGCAGATCGAGCCAGGCTAGTGCGCAGGGCGCAGACATCCTACACCGCGGCGTCTGTCCGCGGCGGCTGCGCGGGAGACAAAGCCTCCGGAGAAAGATGCCCGCGGAGCACGCACCGGGCGGCCCAGGGAGCGGGCCCCTCCGAGCCTAAGCGCGCCTGACCGTGAGCCCCGGGGACGCCGAGACCCCACCGGGTCCAGCAACGGGCGGGGCCCAGGTGCGCCGGGCCGCAGCGGGCCTGTGACTGCTCGGGGGGCGGCGCCCTCCCGCCGCAGCCGCAGTGGCCGGCGCCGCAGCGAGGAGCCATGGGCAACATCTCCTCCAACATCTCGGCCTTCCAGTCTCTGCACATCGTTATGCTGGGCTTGGACTCGGCCGGCAAGACCACGGTGCTCTACCGGCTCAAGTTCAACGAGTTCGTGAACACGGTGCCCACCATCGGCTTCAACACCGAAAAGATCAAACTGAGCAACGGCACTGCCAAGGGCATCAGCTGCCACTTCTGGGACGTGGGCGGCCAGGAGAAGCTACGACCGCTGTGGAAGTCCTACAGCCGCTGCACGGACGGCATCATCTACGTGGTAGATTCGGTGGACGTAGACCGGCTGGAGGAGGCCAAGACGGAGCTGCACAAGGTGACCAAGTTTGCTGAGAACCAGGGCACACCGCTGCTGGTCATCGCCAACAAGCAGGACCTGCCCAAGTCTCTGCCGGTGGCCGAGATTGAGAAGCAACTGGCGCTGCACGAGCTCATCCCGGCCACCACCTACCATGTCCAGCCGGCGTGCGCCATCATCGGCGAGGGCCTCACCGAGGGCATGGACAAGCTCTATGAGATGATCCTGAAACGCAGGAAGTCTCTCAAGCAGAAGAAGAAGCGGTAATGCGCTTGAGCAGCGATCTGGAGCCAGGCTGAGCGAGCAAGCCAGTGAATGAATGGACGTCTGGGTTGAGCGAGAACCCGCGAACAAAGACAACGAACCAAAGCGATGATTCGAATTTTAAAAATACGATCTCTGTATCCTGGACTTGGAGACTTAGCCCGGGTGTGGAGGCTGCATAACCACCCATCTTGtcacctgccccacccccccacccccagctcagaGGACCTTTTGTCTATAATGCTTGAGCTAccggtgggatggggtgggggggaccgGTGGGGAGTGGACGTGAGGACGCGAGGGTTCCGTGGTGTGCCCTCCGGCCCCAGGTGGGAAGCTTGGATGTCAGAGACAAAAGCGATTTCTTCTTGCTCCAGCAGGGCCAGAAGTTCAGGCTGCCCAGCCCCCCACTGCGGGGGAGAATCACGTGTGAGTTACCTGAGGTATGCAGTTCACACAGAACCCTGAGGATACCCGAGAGAGAACGGATAGGCACTGGGGTGTACTGATGGGGGGTTGGGGATGACCGCTCCTTTCATTCTGGAGCTGTGGAAACTGAGAAATTTTATGTCACAGGGCAGGTCCCTGTTGCAATTTCACTTGTCCTGCTCTGGGCCCAAAGGAGGTGGTGGTTTGGGGCCCTCCAGAGGACTGCCTCGGACCATGCGGCAGCTGGAAGGCCCTGGATGCTGCGCTTCTGAACTTGGCTGGGAATGGCCTGGAAGACGCCACTTTCCAGGGGTGGGTGTGTATGGTTTTGTTGAGAACTGAGCCTGGGATGAGACCTCTTCCAGATGGCCTAGGCCCTGTCCATGTGCAGGTCATTCTCCCATAAAGAgaccaataaaacaaagaagaacaGAAAAACCATTGGAGGTGGTGGCAGTACAGGTGTTTAAAGGGTGAGGTTCTCGacattaattgtgtgtgtgtgtgtgtgtgtgtgtacactcggTACTGCATAATCGGCATAAAAACTGAACCCTCTGGGTGGAATTTAAAAATCTCTCAGCTTACTCGTTGGTTTGGAGGACCACACCAGCTACAGATGTGTGCTGAATTGCAAAATGGTTTTCTTAACAAGGGGAGGGGGTCTGATAATAATAACCACGTGGTGATAGGTTTCAGacatgttttttattattatttaaaaaaaaaaaaaccacttccaCAAATAAATTATCTTCACCTTAGGAGAAAAAGACTTTGCCCTTTTGTGGCCCTTGGCGCTGCAAGTGCAGACATGTTCGGATTTCTGGGCTGGGTCTTTGTAGCCTATCTGGTTTCAGTATTTTACTCAAAATGTGTCGTTAGAATATTTGATGTCATTCACCAGAAGAATAAAACCCCACCTTCTAAAAGCTGACCTGTTTGCATGGAATTGAAGGGAGGAAAAGTCTGGAGGATGAAGTCCTTTGGAAATCACCCTTGTGGGAGCAGGCCTGGCCTCAGAGCCAGCCAGCACTTTGGGTAAAGGCGAACAACAACAATGCGTGcttgagaagagaaggagagaaggaagcgGGCGTGTGACGTCATGGTCACTGGTACTCAGGCACTTCAGTTTACTTGAAAGAGGCTTTGGAAAATAGATAAAgtgaaagaataaatacatatttttaataaggtaattttaaaaatcctttataATCAGGAGTGAGTCTTGGCTTGTTAAAAGCTGTCATTTATCTTGAAACACAGTATCAAAAGAGAAATTTACAActgactttgtttctttttctcttaatttcCCCCTCTGAATCCACGTTTTAGGgtaggattttgtgtgtgtgtgtgtgtgtgtgtgtgtgtgtgtgtgtgtgtttccctccaTGGCAACACATTGCTGTGCAAAGAAAGCCATGGTTGTGAGTGAGCACCGAGTTGGTCACAATATGAGCCCATCCCTATTGTCCTTGACACTCTAGGAGTCAATTTAAGAACCGTAGGCAGAAATCATGGCTTCCTGCTTGAAACCCTAtccttagaagattgtttttaaaaccGAAATCTAGCGGCCTATGCTCCTTTCTTGTGTGTTTGGTAGCCCTCCAATTTACTGGTCTTTTTGTATACAGAGCTAAGCAGTGGTTAGCAGCCTGCAGGATCTGTTTACACAGCAACTGTGGATTATTGGCTTCTCCATGGGCTGGTCTCATGGTCTGAAGATTCTGTAtagaattattaagaaaaaatccaccttctttttattttcttcacaatTTCTTATGCACTTTGACATTTTGGTAGTTCCACGATATGGAgagaataatatatttattttgtgacatTGCATATGCCAAATAATATATCTTTCCTGTGCTCACAATACCTGCGTTCCAGGTCAGTGTTCCGATCCTGGCCTGCTTGAACAATGGCTCGGGATGGTTTTGTGATGTTTTCCCCCCACCGTTATCAATACTTAAGGGTGCAGTTGACTGTTAGTAGTTGTGCAGTAAAGTCAAGCCCTGTGGTGTGTCAGCAAATAGTTAAAAAGAGTCTCGGTTGATTTCCGTAATGTTTGACCTAATAAACACCCATTTCATCTGTGACAAGACATAGCCCGgtgaacatcactgtggtggtgcCATGGGGGAGTTCCCATCACATGCCAGCCAGACCTAGTGATACTTCTGCCCTTTGGGTTCCCGTAGAGGAGTTGGCCTCCCCGAGCGAGGTTTGGAATGGTTTCTTTCTGACAGACACAGGGAGGCCAGTTTGGATTGAGAGCTGTTCTCTTCACACACTCTGTGACGGTGTTGGAACCCCTGgcttctggttttggttttcctgtaattctgtcttcactgttctcttctctgtttccatAATCCCCCcttttataatacatatatgatGCTGTGAACAGAAATAAACTATTTATACAATCAAACAGTTGGAGGCATTTTctgttgacttttttctttcaggtTTCTTGGTTCATTTTCCAAGCCTCTGCAGAGCCAGGGAGTGGGGTGTAAGATGGTATCTGGGTTCCAGTGGGTTCCAGTGGGTTCCAGAGCTTCCCTTGTCTGGTGTAGGCTTTGCTGAAGTCTGGGTCCACCCTGAATGGTGGGCCATAGGCTCAGCCAGCTACTCCTGCCTGTTGGgttgtctctctccttccatgcCTTGCCCTTGCCTGTCTACAgcactgggtttttgttttttttgtttgtttgtttgtttttttgttgttgttgttttttgtttgtttttttgtttgtttgttttgttgaacaTTCCAGAATTGTTAAACACTTTGAAACTCTTACCTGTCCACTACTCTGGAGCCTCGTTGTACTGAAACGGTACAGTAAATGAAGCTGCTTAGTCAGGGCTGTTGGCTCCTGCCCCTCTTGTTTGAGCCCACTGAAGAGCTCTGAGATTTGTTCCATCTCCAGTGGGTACTGCATACAGTAAGACGCCATGCTCTATACCTGTTGCTTCGAATTGGCTCGCTTTTTGAAGAGCAAGTGTTGGGGAGGGAATCAATGACAGCTTTGGGCTGTGCAATGGAGAGCATACAAGAACCCTTTGTAGGCATTCTGCTACAAGTTAATAGTTAGAGAGGAGGGATGGGTAGGCCCTCGTAGCTTTAAGACTGGAATGAGAACAGGTCCGGTCCTAAGGTTGGGGACGTAGCTCAGTCGGGTGCTTGGATAGCatatatgaagccctgggtttgatttccagtaccATGTAGCTCAGGTGTGGTCCATACTTGTAATCAAACTTGGGATATTGAGATGGGAGTTtcgagagttcaaggtcatcttctgcaGGTCAGGTTCAACACCAGCTTGAGCTGTGACACTAACAAAGTTCCTGAGGACTCCCAAGATTTTCTTTAATCTCACTGACCCCTAAGCCTCAGCTTCTGTGTATGTAAAATGAGATAATGAAAGCTTAAAGAGTTGTTGGGAAGATGAACAGATAATACAGCTAAAGTGCTTAGCCTACTTGTCCTGAGCAAGTGCTTAGGGGCTTTGGGGTTCTCTTTGTTTGGCGGAGTTGTTTTTggagcgtgtgtatgtgtgtgcacctgtgaatGGGTAGGTACAAACACGTGTGCCCAGAAGAAGATGTCAGGTCAGTCACATTCAGCCATCCCTGGCTTCTTGCATGAActgtggggatttgaactcaggtgttCGTGCTTGTGTACACTAAGCACTCAAcacccactgagccctcttgcCAGCCCCTGGGCTTTCAGTTACTAATCCTGTTGCCTGCAATGTGTAGAGTGTAATTAAGTCATCAGATGGCTGGCCTTTCCATCAGCCTGTTgctgtctgtcttctccatccCTCTTGGTATCCTTGACCAGCCAATGGCAGGCTGCTGGCCCCAGCATATCGTGGAATGACGTCAAGCAGCTGAGCATCTCCAGCCGTCCCAGGGCTTTGTCACTCAAAGCTGGGAATGGCTGCAGTGGATGCGAGCTGGTGGTCTCCTGGCTCTCTAATCTCTTACTTTGAGCATACCCCATACTGCTGGGCTGTGAGTCCCTTCTGGCAATGGATAGATTTACTGATTGCTGATGTTCAGCCTGAGGTTGAGCACATAGTAAGTATTCCCTAGATGT
The nucleotide sequence above comes from Arvicanthis niloticus isolate mArvNil1 chromosome 17, mArvNil1.pat.X, whole genome shotgun sequence. Encoded proteins:
- the Arl4c gene encoding ADP-ribosylation factor-like protein 4C encodes the protein MGNISSNISAFQSLHIVMLGLDSAGKTTVLYRLKFNEFVNTVPTIGFNTEKIKLSNGTAKGISCHFWDVGGQEKLRPLWKSYSRCTDGIIYVVDSVDVDRLEEAKTELHKVTKFAENQGTPLLVIANKQDLPKSLPVAEIEKQLALHELIPATTYHVQPACAIIGEGLTEGMDKLYEMILKRRKSLKQKKKR